The nucleotide window GACAATGTCAGGAGGCTGTACTCGTAATTCTCATTTTTTAGTCGCAGATACCTTCCCTCTCCCCCTTAAAAAAGCCGAACAAAGTCTCCTGCCATTTGATCATAATCCTCACATTCTTGAATGTCTTTTGACTTGAACAAGAAAAATATTTGGCCTATTTCCAACATAGCTCCATGTCAAAAAGCTCTCCAAAATAAAGCTCCTTGAACTTCTTATTCAAAATCCCGGTAAAATAAGCGATCGGATTCTTCACTTCCACCTTCGACTTCAGCTTCCGGACGAGCTGCCTGAAGGAGTCAAGTGATACTGATAACAAGAGATCCGTGTCTTTTTCATAGTTGTTACGGTAGGCAGCCACCATGCTCATCCGCCAGAATTCTTCGATCGACTTTGCGGTCGGGTAAAAATATTTTACAAGATTGACAAAATCACTTGGAACCCGGTCACTGACAAAGAGATGCTCTTCCGATCCTCTTTCAGCAATGGGTTTTACCTCTGTGATTTCGGATAATTGTTCTTCAGCAGACTTTTTTTCACGTTTATTATTCTTTTTAATGTTAGTTTCAGAAGGAATGATAGTTTTATATTGGTGGCTCAATTGATCGCCATCCGGTAGTTCATTCATCGGGAAACGATTGAATACATACAGGTTGCTAGACTGTGAGCCATTCTTGCGCGCAGTTTCATATACAGTGAAAATACCAATCTCACTCGCCTTCAGGATCATCCTCTTAAAAGTAGACCGGGAAATCCCCATCTCCCCATACTCCTCATAAATCGCCTTCAGGACCGTCCCGATCTTGGCATTCGCCACCCCAGGAACCTTCGCAGCAAAACGAGCCAGCCGTTTCAAACCAACCAACTCCCCCTTACTGAAAAAACGCTTCTTATCCGCCATCCACATCTCAAAATGATTGTTAAACTCCCTCAACGAACCAAACTGTGAATACTCCGCAAAACTCTCAATAACCGCCGATTTAATTGTCATGCTAATGCACCACCCTTTCACCCTTTATATATGGATGAGAAGGTGGAAAGGACAGGGTGGGAAGCGTTGGATTGTGGCGGTTTTGTGAACAGTTAGATAGAAGACTTTAGAGCAAAAAAATACGATAAGCAGCTTGAGCTGCGTATCGTTGTCTTTGGGTTTCAACCATTTAAGCTTATAGGCTTGTAGCAATTTCCGGGACATGAGAAACGTTCTATTTCCTTGCATATTGTATACATCAAATTTCCATTTGAGACCCAACCAATGTCCCGTATTACCCTATCAATCAGAAAGACATCATCTCCAAATAAAATTAAAACAGCATCTATTCCCTAACCGCAAAATTTCTTTTAAAAACAAACTAAATGGTACTAAACAGCGTACCACTTCGCACAACTAAAGATGATAGCTTTGCCTTATAGTTAATAGGAATGGGTGTAAGCTATGGCAGAGAAACAGGTGAATATCAATATAAAAAAACTGCTAAATGATTATGGCATCTCATTACGAGAGCTATCCCGATTAGCAGACATTCGTCATGCTACACTTAGCGAATTGGCCAACAATAAAAGAAAAAGCATTCACTTTGATCACATCAAACGAATAAGCGAAGCACTTGACATCACAGACATCCGCAAAATCATAGAGATTGAAATCATAGAAGATGAGAAGGAATAAAAGGTGATGATTATGAAAGTAGATTACTACCTCTCCTGGGACGTGACCCAATTTAAAAATGAATACGGCGATGAAATAGAAATGGAAATAATCCAATATCCAAACGAATATCTAATCACCGTAAATATTTGCGACGAACAACCACCATACAGAGACATCACCGCCACAGGCACACACCCCAGAAGCAAAAAGCATGCAGCCAAAAAGGCAATGACTCTTCTATACAAACAGGCATACCCAGAACTATTTAACCGCAAATAAGAACTAAGCAGACAAATAACTCTCTATCTTAAAATACTAAAATCCCAGAAAATGATATAAATACCGTCTAAACCCCTATAAATTTGTTAAGATGGTTCTCAGATGAATCTTCCTGCTTGCTAGAAAAATTTCAAAAAAAGATGCTACTGCGGTATATAAACGCTTCATATTTGGTCCTAGTATCTGAATGAGTAATTTTTTTGATTAAAACAGAAGGACAGTTCCGGCGGTAAATAAACTGATAAAATATGCAATTTACTGAAACAGAAGAACCGTCCCCACGTTACATTAGACTCTACTATTTGGGGGCTTGACCACCGTCCCCCTGTCTCAACAGAAACTCCTGTCACTTTCTATCTTCAACTTAAATACGAATACACTTATAAAATTAAGGTTTCACTATAGTTAATTCATTAGGATCCAGTCCATCTTTCACATACATTACTGGTGTATCCTTTTCTGGAATACCTTCTAGCATTAGAGCAGCTTTTCCTTGTTCAAATGCCTTTTTTACTGAAAGTCCAAATCCGATAGCAGAATAAAACTGAGCAGCAAAGACTCTGGCAGCCTCATCACCTATTGTTGTCGTCATCCCAATGGCTGCATCCACATGTTGTACCACTACCTGTGCTTGTCCATAAGAAAAACAGGTATTAAAAAACACCAATTTAATTTCATCCGATGTACTCATCATTGTTTGGACTATTGCCTCTTTGGAGACAAGTTTAGCATTCCCTTGATTGTCTTGGAAGACGATTTCATCATCCTCAGACCCATGTCCACTAAAGTGAATAATTGTGGGATTTTCCTCATTAATTGCTTGTATTACATCCAAAGCTCTAGTAGCCCATCGAGTTTCGAATGATACAGAACCCCTATGTTCCGATTTTCTAATCATCTCTTGTATGACCCTAGCCTCTTCATCCAATCTTAATTGTGGTGCATCTAATGGATTCGAAGCCATAAATAAGACAGTAATTTCCTCTGGTAGGTTCTTCAATTCTTCCAATACCCTATTTGTCTCTTGATGCATTTCACTATGTCTATTCAGCATTCCGCTAACCTCCTTCATACGTTTTTCGTTGTCTGCTAATCTCTTCTTA belongs to Mesobacillus subterraneus and includes:
- a CDS encoding helix-turn-helix domain-containing protein, whose product is MAEKQVNINIKKLLNDYGISLRELSRLADIRHATLSELANNKRKSIHFDHIKRISEALDITDIRKIIEIEIIEDEKE
- a CDS encoding CHAT domain-containing protein; protein product: MSLIETYRRKIKRKKEELNKLRISKATELGKILSHKKKILSAQANIGRTKSTATISSKYREIEREEKKIADIDKKVADLDKKIARIEADVISEEKKLGREVDGEQKKRNAADKKRLADNEKRMKEVSGMLNRHSEMHQETNRVLEELKNLPEEITVLFMASNPLDAPQLRLDEEARVIQEMIRKSEHRGSVSFETRWATRALDVIQAINEENPTIIHFSGHGSEDDEIVFQDNQGNAKLVSKEAIVQTMMSTSDEIKLVFFNTCFSYGQAQVVVQHVDAAIGMTTTIGDEAARVFAAQFYSAIGFGLSVKKAFEQGKAALMLEGIPEKDTPVMYVKDGLDPNELTIVKP